Within Methanobrevibacter millerae, the genomic segment GTCTAAAATTGCAATGCTTTAGGAGATCATTCTTCTAAAGCATTTAGACAATACTCCTTTTTTCAAATATTTCTAAATTTAAAACTTCACCTAATCAACCGATTTTCACTTTTGATTTAATTTTTTTCAACAAAAACTGCATTTTAACTAAAAATTTAAATAATAAAAATAAAATAAATAATATTACTAATGTCATAACAATTTTATAATTGTTATTAATTTATCATTTAGTAAAAAAAATTCATTGAATTATCGGAGAAAAGAATATGGTTCTTGAAAAATTAAAAGCAATCTTCTCAAAAGAAGAAAAGAAAATAGCTAAAACCGTTGACGAAAAAATAGAGGAAAAAGCAGAAGAACAAATTGAGAAAAAAGCTGAAGAAAAGAAAGGAATGAAAGTGGCAATCTTAGGCGCAGGATGTTACAGAACTCACGCTGCAAGTGGAATCACCAACTTCTCAAGAGCTTGTGAAGTTGCAGAAGCAACCGGAAAAGAAAACATAGCTATGACTCACTCCACCATCGAAATGGGTGCAGAATTATTGGAACTGGCCGGTGTATCTGAAGTGGTTGTATCTGATCCGGTATTTGACGGAGATTTCGTTGTAGTGGATGACTTTGACTACGCTGAAGTAATTGCAGCCCACAAAGCAGGTAACCCTGAAGAAGTAATGCCTGACATCAGAGCAAAAGTAAACGAATTGGCTGAAACCGTACCTAAACCAGCAAAAGGTGCAATTCATTTCACCCACCCTGAAGATTTAGGCATGAAATGTATCAACGACGATTCTGAAGCTGTTGCTGACGCTGACTGGGTAATGACCTGGTTGCCTGAAGGCGGAATGCAGCCTGACATCATCAAAAACTTTGCCGGCGACATCAAGGAAGGCGCAATCGTAACTCACGCATGTACCATTCCAACAACCGGATTAAACAAGATATTTGAAGATTTAGGAACCAACGTAAACGTAGCTTCCTACCACCCGGGTGCTGTACCTGAAATGAAAGGACAAGTCTACATTGCAGAAGGTTTCGCAGACCAGGCATCCATCGACACTTTAATGGACTTAGGTCAAAAAGCAAGAGGATCCGCATTCACCCTGCCTGCAAACATGGTAGGTCCTGTTTGTGACATGTGTTCAGCCGTAACAGCAATTACCTATGCAGGTATTTTGGCTTACAGAGACACCGTAACTCAAATCTTAGGCGCTCCTGCCGGATTTGCACAGATGATGGCTCTTGAATCCTTAACCCAGGTAAATGCATTGATGCAGGATGAAGGTATTGACAAAATGGACGATGCTTTAAATCCAGCAGCATTATTGGGTACCGCTGATTCCATGAACTTCGGTTCCTTAGCAGAAATCGTTCCTGACGTATTAGATTACTTAGGAAAAGAAAAAAAAGAATAGATGAATTATAATTGTTGATTTTTATCAACAATTTTTTTAACTTTTTTTATTGTAAAGATAATATTTTCTGATAACATAATCTAAATTAATTATATATCAACCTTATGAAAATAAGGCATTTTTCACCATACTTCATCGTATTCTGTTAAATAGGCTCTTCCATATGACATGCTTTAGCCCCTTAGTTTGAAATCGTAT encodes:
- the hmd gene encoding 5,10-methenyltetrahydromethanopterin hydrogenase yields the protein MKVAILGAGCYRTHAASGITNFSRACEVAEATGKENIAMTHSTIEMGAELLELAGVSEVVVSDPVFDGDFVVVDDFDYAEVIAAHKAGNPEEVMPDIRAKVNELAETVPKPAKGAIHFTHPEDLGMKCINDDSEAVADADWVMTWLPEGGMQPDIIKNFAGDIKEGAIVTHACTIPTTGLNKIFEDLGTNVNVASYHPGAVPEMKGQVYIAEGFADQASIDTLMDLGQKARGSAFTLPANMVGPVCDMCSAVTAITYAGILAYRDTVTQILGAPAGFAQMMALESLTQVNALMQDEGIDKMDDALNPAALLGTADSMNFGSLAEIVPDVLDYLGKEKKE